Proteins from a single region of Segatella copri:
- a CDS encoding glucosaminidase domain-containing protein, with protein sequence MAQGKKDMKDYWIDKYLSVSFPLESIRINSTFGSRVDPFTGKHKQHKGLDLRARYEEVLSMFDGYVKGVGYDRGSGKYITMQYGDYTVSYCHLAEIWVSANQKVYAGDPIGISGTTGRSTGPHLHITCRLRGSLEDPYDLLLYIKETREKAIKALKIDEDKVLTPDDFIKHYAQAAMRQQRKYGIPASVILAQMAFESRWGNSSLAQIGYNFFGIKANSNWLRRGLPYSIHDDDRKNEKFCNFSSAEESIEYHSRLLMSDRYARCWRYKPTDYHNWLVAIKAGGYATRKDYVKKCESIILQHKLYLYDIEAEKM encoded by the coding sequence ATGGCGCAAGGAAAGAAAGACATGAAGGACTACTGGATAGACAAATACCTAAGTGTGAGTTTTCCTTTGGAAAGCATAAGGATAAACTCCACCTTTGGCAGTAGGGTTGATCCTTTCACAGGGAAGCACAAGCAACACAAGGGACTTGACCTTAGGGCAAGATACGAGGAAGTACTATCCATGTTCGATGGCTACGTGAAAGGCGTAGGCTACGACAGAGGTTCGGGAAAATACATCACCATGCAGTATGGTGATTACACGGTAAGCTATTGCCACTTAGCTGAAATTTGGGTGAGCGCCAACCAGAAGGTCTATGCAGGAGACCCAATAGGCATCAGCGGAACTACAGGACGCTCCACTGGGCCACATCTGCATATCACCTGTAGGCTTCGGGGCAGTTTGGAAGACCCATACGACTTGCTTCTTTACATAAAAGAGACGAGAGAGAAAGCCATCAAGGCATTGAAGATAGACGAAGACAAAGTGCTTACGCCCGATGATTTCATCAAGCATTATGCCCAAGCGGCCATGCGCCAACAAAGAAAATACGGCATACCAGCCTCTGTTATACTGGCACAGATGGCGTTTGAAAGCAGATGGGGAAACAGCAGCCTGGCACAAATAGGCTATAATTTCTTTGGAATAAAGGCCAATAGCAACTGGCTCAGAAGAGGCCTACCCTACAGCATTCATGATGATGACCGCAAAAACGAGAAATTCTGCAATTTCTCCTCGGCAGAGGAAAGCATCGAGTATCATTCCAGGTTGTTGATGAGTGACAGATACGCTCGCTGTTGGCGATACAAGCCAACCGACTATCACAACTGGCTTGTCGCAATCAAGGCAGGAGGCTATGCGACTAGAAAAGACTATGTGAAGAAATGCGAGAGCATCATTCTTCAACATAAGCTTTATCTATACGATATAGAAGCTGAGAAAATGTAA
- a CDS encoding OmpA family protein: protein MKKLKILLAALLVIGSTAKAQVVYGENEKEYIKASSFSNGRTEKKDSKPFLSGQEKYKLSSIGSNWFGSIKAGMSTFSGAPVGCTDFFGHTRPTMVFSLGKWHSRFFGTRLVYQGFKFTNAIDEAMKFQNYHGDLMLNVSSFYRTTYDPLPRWDLVPYIGAGVIHNSELHHIPFALSYGLLCSYRATNRLHVTAELGGTSTYQKFDGLGKNKHFGDNLFQATVGLTIGIGKQGYERKPVLEVLDTDNQGVTDLTNYPKNSFDGLRKLRDRMASEEQAVENSGIQLDAPILFFFKINSTNLVDKQQLVNIGEIAGAVKENNLSVKIIGAADSKTGTPKHNRALSVKRAKYIAKLLMKAGVDKSKMQGISRGGINLYKPYTANRHTCVIVYKEETK, encoded by the coding sequence ATGAAGAAATTAAAGATTTTGCTGGCAGCCTTATTGGTAATAGGCAGCACAGCCAAGGCACAGGTAGTTTATGGAGAGAATGAGAAGGAATATATCAAGGCATCCTCTTTCTCCAATGGCAGAACTGAAAAGAAAGACAGCAAGCCATTCCTTTCCGGACAAGAGAAATATAAGTTATCCAGCATAGGTAGCAATTGGTTTGGCAGCATCAAGGCTGGTATGTCCACCTTCTCTGGAGCACCAGTAGGATGCACAGACTTCTTTGGCCATACACGTCCTACCATGGTATTCAGTTTGGGTAAATGGCATTCACGTTTCTTTGGAACACGCCTGGTGTACCAAGGGTTCAAGTTCACAAATGCAATCGATGAAGCCATGAAGTTCCAAAATTACCATGGAGACTTGATGCTCAACGTATCGAGTTTCTACAGAACCACCTACGATCCACTTCCAAGATGGGACTTGGTTCCATATATTGGAGCTGGTGTAATTCACAACTCAGAGCTACACCATATTCCGTTTGCCCTCTCATACGGCCTACTCTGCAGTTACAGGGCAACCAATCGCTTGCACGTTACCGCCGAGTTGGGAGGAACCAGTACCTACCAAAAGTTTGATGGTTTAGGAAAAAACAAGCATTTCGGTGACAACCTTTTCCAAGCAACCGTTGGACTCACCATCGGTATCGGCAAACAAGGATATGAACGTAAGCCTGTTTTGGAGGTCTTAGACACAGACAACCAAGGCGTAACAGACTTGACCAACTATCCCAAGAACAGTTTTGATGGACTTCGAAAGCTAAGAGACAGAATGGCAAGTGAAGAGCAAGCCGTCGAGAACAGTGGCATTCAACTGGACGCACCTATTCTATTCTTCTTCAAGATAAACTCCACCAACCTTGTTGACAAGCAACAACTGGTAAACATAGGAGAAATAGCAGGAGCTGTGAAGGAGAACAATCTAAGTGTCAAGATTATAGGAGCTGCAGACAGCAAGACTGGCACACCGAAGCACAACAGAGCACTCAGCGTGAAGCGTGCAAAGTATATTGCCAAGCTACTTATGAAGGCAGGAGTAGATAAAAGCAAGATGCAAGGCATCAGCAGAGGCGGCATCAACCTTTACAAGCCATACACCGCCAATCGACACACCTGTGTTATTGTGTACAAAGAAGAAACAAAATAA
- a CDS encoding DUF4099 domain-containing protein — protein MNELKFSESEIPYEELANFGLSQEMIDDFPESIMNKFLSGQRTPLLPIERADFDGVVHKDFARIRLQQTEDGLHPVFLPLIAKNNLEYFTEEQKTALQNGQVLKVLLPSNNSWNYVQLDGATNATISVKADIIDQNLSTLANKVGLSESEVMELEEGKVVTKGEEGKMFSAGIDLNEETGIRSVNGDAQKWQEEKDGNVMLDKYNFGIYGCWTKDNKGMLSYVPEDEYSEEMCVAQDAAIEKAKQSRGIHM, from the coding sequence ATGAACGAATTGAAATTTTCTGAAAGCGAAATCCCATACGAGGAGTTGGCTAACTTCGGACTCTCACAGGAAATGATAGACGACTTTCCTGAAAGTATTATGAATAAGTTCCTTTCTGGGCAAAGAACTCCCTTGCTCCCTATTGAGAGAGCTGATTTTGATGGAGTTGTCCACAAGGATTTTGCTCGAATCCGCTTACAGCAAACAGAGGATGGGCTTCATCCAGTGTTCTTGCCTCTCATCGCAAAGAACAATCTTGAGTATTTTACGGAGGAACAGAAAACCGCTTTGCAAAACGGACAAGTTTTGAAGGTGTTGCTACCGTCGAACAATTCCTGGAACTATGTGCAGCTCGATGGGGCTACAAATGCTACCATTTCTGTAAAGGCAGACATCATTGACCAGAACTTATCTACATTGGCTAACAAGGTGGGGCTTTCTGAAAGTGAGGTTATGGAACTTGAAGAAGGAAAGGTTGTTACCAAGGGAGAGGAAGGCAAGATGTTTTCTGCCGGCATCGACTTGAACGAGGAAACTGGAATCCGTAGTGTCAACGGTGATGCTCAAAAGTGGCAGGAGGAAAAAGATGGCAACGTGATGCTAGACAAGTATAACTTTGGCATCTATGGCTGTTGGACAAAGGATAACAAAGGCATGCTTTCTTATGTCCCGGAGGATGAATATTCCGAGGAGATGTGTGTGGCACAGGATGCTGCTATAGAAAAGGCTAAACAAAGTCGTGGAATACATATGTAA
- a CDS encoding IS1380 family transposase — protein sequence MAKIQIKSEKLTPFGGIFSIMEQFDALLAQTIDSTLGLRCTMFGYQYSEILRSLMCVYLCGGSCIEDVTTHLMKHLSLHPTLRTCSADTILRAIEELTFKSITYKSASGKSYDFNTADKMNCLLVNALLATGQLKSGQEYDFDFDHQFIETEKYDAKPTYKKFLGYSPGVAVINDMIVGIENRDGNTNVRFNQKETLERIFKRLEASEIYISRARMDCGSCSEEIVDMVEAHCRHFYIRANRCSSFYDSMFALTGWKTVEINGIEFELNSILVEKWKGKPYRLVIQRQRRIDGDLDIWEGEYTYRCILTNDYKSSARDIVEFYNLRGGKERIFDDMNNGFGWNRLPKSFMAQNTVFLLMTALIRNFYKAIMQRLKTHEFGLRATSRIKTFVFKFISVPAKWIKTSRRHVLNIYSDNNAYANLFKTDFG from the coding sequence ATGGCAAAGATACAAATAAAATCTGAGAAACTCACTCCTTTTGGGGGAATTTTTTCGATTATGGAGCAATTTGATGCTCTTTTAGCTCAAACCATAGATTCCACCTTGGGATTGAGATGCACTATGTTTGGTTATCAATATAGCGAGATTCTACGCTCTCTGATGTGCGTATATCTTTGTGGTGGCTCATGTATTGAGGATGTTACAACTCACCTGATGAAACATTTGTCTCTTCATCCAACTCTTCGCACTTGCAGCGCAGACACCATATTACGTGCTATCGAAGAACTGACTTTTAAGAGCATCACCTATAAGTCTGCTTCTGGCAAATCCTATGATTTCAATACTGCAGACAAGATGAACTGCTTACTGGTCAATGCCCTGCTTGCTACTGGTCAATTGAAATCCGGTCAAGAGTATGATTTTGACTTTGACCATCAGTTCATTGAAACAGAGAAGTATGATGCAAAACCAACCTACAAGAAGTTCTTGGGCTATAGTCCAGGCGTAGCTGTCATTAACGACATGATTGTTGGTATTGAAAATAGAGACGGCAACACAAACGTACGCTTCAACCAAAAAGAAACTTTGGAAAGAATCTTCAAGCGATTGGAGGCTTCGGAAATATATATTTCTCGTGCCCGCATGGATTGCGGCTCATGTTCGGAGGAAATCGTAGATATGGTAGAGGCTCATTGCAGGCATTTTTATATTCGTGCCAACAGATGCTCTTCTTTCTACGATTCCATGTTTGCCTTAACTGGATGGAAAACTGTTGAAATCAACGGTATTGAGTTTGAGTTGAATTCTATCCTTGTTGAGAAATGGAAAGGAAAACCGTATCGTCTTGTCATACAGAGACAAAGGCGAATAGATGGAGACCTTGACATTTGGGAAGGCGAATATACCTACAGATGTATACTGACTAACGATTACAAGTCGAGTGCAAGAGACATCGTGGAATTCTACAATCTTCGTGGTGGCAAGGAACGCATCTTCGATGACATGAACAATGGCTTTGGCTGGAATCGATTGCCAAAATCGTTCATGGCACAGAATACTGTATTCCTGCTTATGACAGCTCTCATCAGAAACTTCTACAAAGCTATTATGCAGAGATTGAAAACCCATGAATTTGGATTGCGTGCCACCAGCAGAATCAAGACCTTTGTTTTCAAGTTCATCTCTGTTCCTGCGAAATGGATTAAGACATCACGTAGGCATGTATTGAACATTTACTCAGACAACAATGCTTATGCCAACCTGTTCAAGACAGACTTTGGTTAA